The Flavobacteriales bacterium DNA segment GGATTGTTCGTAGGCTTCAATCAATTCAAAGTCGACCTGGTCGGGACCACTCAAGTAGGGCCCGATCTCGGTCAAGTGGATCCAGTATTGGCCGATCAGCAGTCACAGCAATTGCTGGTTCCAGAGGTAGCTCCGGGATTCTGGATGCACAACGAACGATTCTTCTTCGGTGCGTCCATCAAGCATGTAGTGACCAATGATATCTTGGATAACGGAGAGGCCAAGCTGATCCGTCACGCTAACCTTTCCTCTGGATATGCGTATAAACTGGGACAGAATTCGCATTTCATACCTAGTGTCCGGGTGAGTTATGCAAATGCTGCTCCCTTGGCAATCGATGTCAATGGAATGCTCGATTTCAATCGCAAACTGGCCCTTGGAATCGGATATAGAAATGGTGATGCCTTGGTGGGGCTGATGAAGTTCAACTTCCTCAACTTCTTCACCTTAGGCTATGCATACGATATGACCCTTTCACCCATGAAGAATGCCTCGAGGAATTCTCATGAGGTCATTCTGGCGATCTCTGCCTGCCCGGGTAAGACGGGTGGAGGATTCG contains these protein-coding regions:
- a CDS encoding type IX secretion system membrane protein PorP/SprF; this translates as MKNYLITIGLMVWGASLIGQQIPQYSHYVFNQFQLNPAVAGTQECLELRFGFRNQWAGFNEGPKTQFGSVSTRVGRSKEGPKHAVGLKFESDQAGRFSQSLVQLAYAYHFKMSRDMNASLGLFVGFNQFKVDLVGTTQVGPDLGQVDPVLADQQSQQLLVPEVAPGFWMHNERFFFGASIKHVVTNDILDNGEAKLIRHANLSSGYAYKLGQNSHFIPSVRVSYANAAPLAIDVNGMLDFNRKLALGIGYRNGDALVGLMKFNFLNFFTLGYAYDMTLSPMKNASRNSHEVILAISACPGKTGGGFVPCAAYD